A stretch of the Hypomesus transpacificus isolate Combined female chromosome 12, fHypTra1, whole genome shotgun sequence genome encodes the following:
- the LOC124474691 gene encoding nuclear apoptosis-inducing factor 1-like — MASAGKKTKKRNFLDCEIEVLVGEVEKRKKILFGGHSMGVTNAKKTLEWQTLAEAVNATASEDRTVAELKKKWSDIKVEAKKRLAHHRQSVSATGGGKGTPELTPLDERLAGIIGESLLSGVVTEAEGDTDVPADEMVAACSSGEGGAAEPPRASPSPSPSPSPSSSGRVLTDAVLAMQRETIQCIREVAGELKAIKTVLSEMSKKMK, encoded by the exons ATGGCAAGcgcaggaaaaaaaacaaaaaaaagaaatttctTAGACTGCGAGATCGAAGTTTTggttggggaggtggagaaaagaaaaaagattttGTTTGGAGGGCACAGTATGGGAGTCACTAATGCCAAAAAAACTTTGGAGTGGCAAACTCTTGCTGAGGCAGTGAATGCCACTGCATCAGAAGATCGGACTGTGGCCGAACTGAAAAAAAAATGGTCAGACATTAAAGTCGAGGCCAAAAAGCGCCTGGCGCACCATCGCCAGAGCGTGTCTGCCACGGGCGGGGGAAAGGGGACGCCGGAACTGACCCCTCTTGATGAGAGGCTGGCAGGCATCATCGGCGAGTCCCTCTTGAGTGGAGTGGTGACAGAGGCGGAGGGGGACACCGACGTGCCAGCAGATGAAATGG ttgCTGCATGTTCCAGTGGAGAGGGTGGTGCAGCTGAACCTCCACGTgcctctccgtctccgtctccgtctccatctccatccagcAGCGGGCGTGTCCTCACCGACGCAGTCCTTGCCATGCAGAGGGAAACTATTCAGTGCATCAGGGAAGTGGCAGGAGAGTTAAAGGCCATCAAGACAGTGTTGTCCGAAATGagcaaaaaaatgaaataa
- the LOC124474690 gene encoding putative nuclease HARBI1: MAELAFFEDVARQRIRRERIFREHTDLLANGDEWLISRFRLPRAVLLELCAVLGPALARNTRRNNAVPVPLQVLTTLGFLATGTFQRELADRSGISQPTLSRVMPDVLGGIVSLTHLYIKFPYTVAEQANKKAQFAAMSGFPNVIGAIDCTHVAIRAPSMNENAFVNRKHFHSINVQVICDADMLLVNVVARWPGSTHDSFILRQSSVGRRLEAGAVRDGWILGDSGYPLKQWLLTPFANPQSAEERQYNISHTQTRSVVERTIGLFKGRWRCLDRTGGMLLYRPEKVCQMIRACAVLHNMAQLQNVPLPPGAEAACVRPDPDPQPQAFQPNGAAVRQRLAVMRRL; the protein is encoded by the exons ATGGCTGAATTGGCTTTTTTTGAAGACGTTGCTCGACAGAgaataaggagggagagaatttTTAGAGAGCACACAGACTTGCTGGCCAATGGGGACGAGTGGCTGATAAGCAGATTCAGACTGCCGCGCGCTGTCCTGCTCGAGCTGTGCGCGGTGTTGGGCCCAGCTTTGGCGAGGAACACCCGGCGCAATAACGCCGTGCCAGTCCCACTTCAAGTTCTGACCACACTGGGTTTTCTGGCAACCGGCACTTTTCAGAGGGAGTTGGCTGACAGGTCGGGGATATCTCAGCCAACCCTCAGCCGTGTTATGCCAGACGTGTTAGGAGGAATTGTAAGTTTGACACATCTTTACATCAAGTTTCCTTACACGGTGGCTGAACAGGCAAACAAAAAAGCGCAATTTGCAGCAATGTCCGGTTTCCCAAATGTAATCGGTGCCATTGACTGCACTCATGTTGCTATAAGGGCGCCGAGTATGAATGAAAATGCTTTCGTTAATCGAAAGCATTTTCATTCAATAAATGTCCAAGTCATTTGTGATGCGGACATGTTACTCGTAAATGTTGTAGCTCGGTGGCCTGGGTCAACCCATGACTCATTCATTCTGAGACAAAGCAGTGTTGGTCGGAGacttgaggctggggctgtgcgTGATGGCTGGATTCTGG GGGACAGTGGGTATCCACTGAAGCAGTGGCTGCTCACGCCTTTCGCCAACCCCCAGAGCGCGGAGGAAAGGCAGTATAACATCAGCCATACCCAGACACGGTCTGTGGTGGAGCGCACCATAGGCCTGTTTAAAGGCAGATGGCGGTGCCTAGACCGCACTGGagggatgcttttatatagaccGGAGAAGGTGTGCCAGATGATACGTGCATGTGCTGTGCTACATAATATGGCACAACTGCAAAATGTGCCTCTACCCCCTGGAGCGGAAGCTGCATGTGTTCGACCCGACCccgacccccagccccaggcattTCAGCCAAACGGTGCGGCTGTGCGCCAGCGTTTGGCTGTGATGCGGCGGTTGTGA